A single Atopobiaceae bacterium DNA region contains:
- the nth gene encoding endonuclease III — protein MPRESKKTRGERAVEVCRRLCGRYPDAECALHHQTPFQLTIAVLLSAQTTDAQVNKVTPELFRRWPDAASMSCATPAEVGEVIHSLGFWRTKADHCVGCAQTVMADFAGDVPQTMEELQTLPGVGRKTANIVMNEGFGHVAGIAVDTHVYRIATRLALTRAATPGEAEKDLLACIPQELWGPVNHTWILFGREICDARKPLCAECPLADLCPSAFKPPTSTRRRPSGAHGQGKGSGRQA, from the coding sequence ATGCCACGCGAATCCAAGAAGACGCGAGGTGAGCGTGCCGTCGAGGTCTGCCGACGCCTCTGCGGGCGCTATCCGGACGCCGAGTGCGCGCTGCACCATCAGACGCCGTTCCAGCTCACCATCGCGGTGCTCCTCTCGGCACAGACCACCGACGCACAGGTCAACAAGGTGACGCCGGAGCTCTTCAGGCGCTGGCCGGACGCGGCCTCGATGTCCTGCGCGACGCCGGCAGAGGTGGGAGAGGTCATCCATAGCCTGGGGTTCTGGCGCACCAAGGCCGACCACTGCGTGGGATGCGCCCAGACGGTCATGGCCGACTTCGCGGGAGACGTCCCCCAGACCATGGAGGAGCTCCAGACACTCCCCGGCGTAGGCAGGAAGACCGCCAACATCGTGATGAACGAGGGGTTCGGCCACGTCGCCGGCATCGCGGTCGACACCCACGTGTACCGCATCGCCACGAGGCTCGCCCTCACGAGGGCGGCCACCCCCGGCGAGGCCGAGAAGGACCTCCTCGCCTGCATACCCCAGGAGCTCTGGGGCCCGGTCAACCACACGTGGATCCTCTTCGGACGTGAGATATGCGACGCAAGGAAGCCCCTCTGCGCGGAATGCCCGCTCGCCGACCTGTGTCCCAGCGCCTTCAAACCGCCTACGAGCACCCGTCGGAGGCCATCGGGCGCGCACGGGCAGGGCAAGGGGTCCGGACGTCAGGCATGA
- the rpmE gene encoding 50S ribosomal protein L31 encodes MKQGIHPEYMECTVRCTCGNTFVTRATVPEMTVDLCDKCHPFYTGQQKLVDTGGRVQRFSNKFGGAAQAQLEKAAADKAAREKKAEEAQAAKHAAIEAKAAEKAKRAAEFEKKAAADAEKAAKEAAAAEAAKPAEEAAPAEAAAPAPEAAAETEKAAE; translated from the coding sequence ATGAAGCAAGGCATCCATCCCGAGTACATGGAGTGCACCGTCCGTTGTACCTGCGGAAACACGTTCGTCACCCGCGCGACCGTCCCAGAGATGACGGTCGACCTCTGCGACAAGTGCCACCCGTTCTACACGGGCCAGCAGAAGCTCGTCGACACCGGCGGCCGCGTCCAGCGCTTCTCCAACAAGTTCGGCGGAGCCGCCCAGGCCCAGCTCGAGAAGGCTGCTGCTGACAAGGCTGCCCGCGAGAAGAAGGCCGAGGAGGCCCAGGCTGCCAAGCATGCCGCCATCGAGGCCAAGGCTGCCGAGAAGGCCAAGCGCGCTGCCGAGTTCGAGAAGAAGGCTGCCGCCGATGCCGAGAAGGCCGCCAAGGAGGCCGCTGCCGCCGAGGCTGCCAAGCCTGCCGAGGAGGCCGCGCCTGCAGAGGCTGCCGCGCCTGCGCCCGAGGCCGCTGCCGAGACCGAGAAGGCCGCCGAGTAG
- a CDS encoding type III pantothenate kinase, producing the protein MLITIDVGNTQTTVGLFDQSDDQGADASPHIQWRMATDHTDTADELHERLFGYFQMHGLALDEVSHAAIASVVPILTMGWREFLNDLLEGAPLVVDASRDCGIEVAMPDPHSVGADRIANAVAARARYGAPAIVVDFGTATNIDVVDGRGRYRGGVIAPGLMLSAGALFSRAAKLSSVPLERPDRTLGDTTETAVQAGIVIGEAARAEGLVARIKEELEAEGDAAPVVIATGGLARLVSEATDLFDEVDPDLTLRGIRQIWLHAWEKHSQDRSIL; encoded by the coding sequence ATGCTCATCACCATCGATGTCGGCAACACGCAGACGACGGTCGGCCTGTTCGACCAGAGCGACGACCAGGGCGCCGATGCCAGCCCCCACATCCAGTGGCGCATGGCGACCGACCATACCGACACGGCCGACGAGCTGCACGAGCGCCTCTTCGGCTACTTCCAGATGCACGGCCTCGCCCTTGACGAGGTCAGCCATGCCGCCATCGCGAGCGTCGTCCCCATCCTCACCATGGGGTGGAGGGAGTTCCTCAACGACCTCCTGGAGGGGGCTCCCCTCGTCGTCGACGCCTCTCGCGACTGCGGCATCGAGGTGGCGATGCCCGACCCCCACTCCGTGGGTGCCGACCGCATCGCCAACGCCGTGGCGGCACGGGCGCGCTATGGCGCACCCGCCATCGTGGTCGACTTCGGGACCGCGACCAACATAGACGTGGTCGACGGCCGAGGCCGCTACCGCGGCGGCGTCATCGCCCCTGGCCTCATGCTCTCGGCAGGCGCGCTCTTCTCGCGAGCGGCCAAGCTGTCGAGCGTCCCGCTCGAGCGTCCCGACCGCACCTTGGGCGACACCACCGAGACGGCCGTCCAGGCGGGCATCGTGATCGGTGAGGCCGCACGCGCCGAAGGGCTCGTGGCGCGTATCAAGGAGGAGCTCGAAGCCGAGGGGGACGCGGCCCCGGTCGTGATCGCCACGGGCGGCCTGGCACGCCTGGTCTCCGAGGCGACCGACCTCTTCGACGAGGTGGACCCCGACCTCACCCTGCGCGGCATCCGCCAGATCTGGCTCCATGCCTGGGAGAAGCACAGCCAGGACCGCAGCATCCTCTAG
- the serS gene encoding serine--tRNA ligase, producing MLDIKYVRENPDAIDVEMANRNGSWDRERFFELDERRRATIAEVEKLQAARNAASKNIGQLMRDGRRDEAEAAKAEVASSKERIAELEDERASVEEDLTALMSRIPNIPDPSVPVGKDDTQNPEVRRWGTPREFDFEPKAHWDLGPDLGIIDFDRGVKLAGARFYVLGGAGARLERALISFFLDQHREAGFKEWWVPAITNHDTLYGTGQLPKFEEDLYHVNPDLYLIPTAEVQLTNLHRDETLDAADLPLKYTAFTPCFREEAGSAGRDTRGIIRVHQFSKVEMVKFSKPENSMDELESMVAEAERNLQTLGLPYHVVTLCSGDLGFSARKCYDLEVWLPSYNNYKEISSCSNCWDFQARRANIRYRDPAEFKGTRYVHTLNGSGLAVGRTMAAIIENYQNADGTITIPDALVPYMGGQTVIE from the coding sequence ATGCTCGACATCAAGTACGTGCGAGAGAACCCCGATGCCATCGACGTTGAGATGGCGAACCGCAACGGCAGCTGGGATCGCGAGCGCTTCTTCGAGCTCGACGAGCGTCGCCGTGCCACCATCGCCGAGGTCGAGAAGCTCCAGGCCGCACGTAACGCCGCCTCCAAGAACATCGGCCAGCTCATGCGCGACGGCAGGCGCGACGAGGCAGAGGCCGCCAAGGCCGAGGTCGCCTCGAGCAAGGAGCGCATCGCCGAGCTCGAGGACGAGCGTGCCAGCGTGGAGGAGGACCTCACGGCCCTCATGAGCCGCATCCCCAACATCCCCGACCCCTCCGTGCCCGTCGGCAAGGACGACACCCAGAACCCCGAGGTCCGTCGCTGGGGCACCCCGCGCGAGTTCGACTTCGAGCCCAAGGCCCACTGGGACCTCGGCCCAGACCTCGGCATCATCGACTTCGACCGCGGCGTCAAGCTCGCGGGCGCCCGCTTCTACGTGCTGGGAGGTGCCGGTGCCCGTCTGGAGCGTGCGCTGATCTCATTCTTCCTCGACCAGCATCGCGAGGCCGGCTTCAAGGAGTGGTGGGTCCCTGCCATCACCAATCACGACACCCTCTACGGCACAGGCCAGCTGCCCAAGTTCGAGGAGGACCTCTATCACGTGAACCCTGACCTGTACCTCATCCCCACGGCCGAGGTCCAGCTCACCAACCTGCACCGGGACGAGACGCTTGACGCGGCCGACCTCCCGCTCAAGTACACCGCGTTCACGCCGTGCTTCCGCGAGGAGGCCGGGAGCGCCGGCAGGGACACCCGTGGCATCATCCGCGTGCACCAGTTCTCGAAGGTCGAGATGGTCAAGTTCTCGAAGCCCGAGAACTCCATGGACGAGCTCGAGAGCATGGTCGCCGAGGCTGAGCGCAACCTCCAGACGCTGGGCCTGCCCTATCACGTGGTCACCCTCTGCTCGGGCGACCTGGGCTTCTCGGCACGCAAGTGCTACGACCTCGAGGTCTGGCTCCCCAGCTACAACAACTACAAGGAGATCTCGAGCTGCTCCAACTGCTGGGACTTCCAGGCGCGCCGTGCCAACATCCGTTATCGTGACCCGGCCGAGTTCAAGGGCACGCGTTACGTCCACACGCTCAACGGGAGCGGCCTGGCCGTGGGGCGCACGATGGCAGCCATCATCGAGAACTACCAGAACGCCGACGGCACCATCACGATCCCCGACGCGCTCGTGCCCTACATGGGCGGGCAGACGGTCATCGAGTAG